The following are encoded together in the Salvia hispanica cultivar TCC Black 2014 chromosome 6, UniMelb_Shisp_WGS_1.0, whole genome shotgun sequence genome:
- the LOC125192364 gene encoding transcription factor MYB3R-1-like yields MESDRTGNNNPSDVAKNGLQRARPLHGRTSGPTRRSTKGQWTAEEDEILRMAVQRFKGKNWKKIAECFKDRTDVQCLHRWQKVLNPELVKGPWSKEEDEVITELVNKYGPKKWSTIASHLPGRIGKQCRERWHNHLNPNINKEAWTQDEELTLIRAHQIYGNKWAELTKFLPGRTDNSIKNHWNSSVKKKLDMYLASGLLSQFQGQPLVNHPNQSEPSSSSKAQQSSEDNSVVRSRIEAEEASECSQGSNIASMSQPTSNPIVHPVGDCRITEESSSIQYPGDYHPAFQEAAFSIPEAPCELSDKFLEHDFSLDWGALAGKDWQLNPNELPDMSLLDLGQESPGMFVGTSSSGQNSNHEEVLFQQESHMPLGTYTSMVNMAVDSDATNMISTSDCSRMVYTEADQGGCCPSEVINQIDSLLHRSSTLQFPENGAFASQSCYTPSDPLGPSFPQCVPFPIQLPSADGQHIFGPHPNQYSNSHADQEANQPSTHGFIYPTESDHLQCEDNFVEEKGTPKLVAVNDFVLTSSNDSQGCSLVDKDTKTEEQKDSGALFYEPPRFPSLDIPFFSCDLIQSGSDMHQEYSPLGIRQLMISSMTPFKLWDSPTRDDSPDAILKSAAKTFTGTPSILKKRHRDLVSPLSEKRGEKKLEGPRNQESFLNMNNGFSQLEFMFDECIEKKGQLLSLSPNRRNFEVSCMEKENAVPASGQEQNEGNKSIVTSERDTAEGSTNNGSDCSNSMTKNAEKDLTVSAIESSGILLEHDVNDLLFFSPDRFIMKNDRTVGLSARALAKQSSRRLDAVSKHGAVLTSSDACFSVLCSPRLGSKNRTNLFITTSLQSLSPSAKKVEASGKGLANENNNMFAETPPSIWKSPWFINNFGPGPKVDTDISIEDIGYFLTPGDGSYDAIGLMKQLGEQTAGAFADAQKVLGDETPETIMKGKCITNHDGEKEHDHNPCSASSFMSERRTLDFSECGTPGKESARFSSSTSLSSPSSYLLKSCR; encoded by the exons ATGGAAAGTGATAGGACAGGCAACAATAACCCTTCAGATGTTGCAAAAAATGGTCTGCAAAGAGCTCGACCTTTACATGG GAGAACCAGTGGCCCAACACGTCGTTCGACGAAGGGGCAATGGACGGCAGAAGAG GATGAGATATTGCGAATGGCTGTTCAACGCTTCAAAGGGAAAAATTGGAAGAAGATAG CGGAGTGTTTCAAGGACCGAACAGATGTTCAGTGCCTCCATAGGTGGCAGAAAGTTCTTAATCCTGAGCTTGTGAAAGGTCCATGGTCGAAAGAG GAGGATGAAGTTATAACTGAATTGGTCAACAAATATGGTCCCAAAAAGTGGTCTACGATCGCAAGTCATCTTCCTGGGCGTATAGGGAAGCAATGTCGTGAAAG gTGGCACAATCATCTTAATCCCAACATAAATAAGGAAGCTTGGACACAGGATGAGGAATTAACATTGATCCGTGCCCATCAAATTTATGGAAACAAATGGGCGGAGTTAACTAAGTTCTTGCCTGGGAG AACCGACAATTCTATCAAAAACCATTGGAATAGTTCTGTCAAGAAGAAATTGGACATGTATTTAGCTTCAGGATTACTTTCACAGTTCCAAGGTCAGCCTCTTGTGAATCATCCTAACCAATCAGAACCTTCCTCCTCTTCAAAAGCGCAACAAAGCAGTGAAGACAACAGTGTTGTTAGAAGCAGAATAGAAGCAGAGGAAGCTTCTGAATGCAGTCAGGGCTCTAACATTGCTAGTATGTCTCAACCTACAAGCAACCCAATTGTACATCCCGTAGGCGACTGCAGAATAACTGAAGAATCAAGTTCAATTCAGTATCCTGGAGATTATCATCCTGCGTTTCAAGAAGCAGCATTTTCTATACCAGAAGCACCTTGTGAACTGAGTGACAAGTTTCTTGAGCATGATTTCTCTCTAGATTGGGGTGCCTTAGCGGGGAAAGATTGGCAACTAAATCCAAATGAACTACCGGACATGTCTTTGCTAGATCTAGGGCAAGAGTCCCCTGGAATGTTCGTCGGAACATCTTCAAGTGGCCAGAATAGTAATCATGAAGAAGTACTCTTTCAGCAAGAGTCTCATATGCCATTAGGGACGTATACTTCCATGGTGAACATGGCTGTAGATTCCGATGCCACAAATATGATCTCTACTTCAGACTGCAGCAGGATGGTATACACCGAGGCTGATCAAGGTGGATGCTGTCCCTCTGAAGTTATAAACCAAATAGATTCATTGCTCCATCGTTCTTCAACTCTCCAGTTTCCTGAAAATGGGGCTTTTGCTTCACAATCTTGTTATACACCTTCTGATCCGCTGGGTCCTTCATTTCCTCAATGTGTTCCCTTCCCTATACAACTTCCATCTGCTGATGGTCAGCACATCTTTGGCCCTCATCCTAATCAGTACAGTAATTCACATGCAGATCAGGAAGCTAATCAACCAAGTACACATGGCTTCATATATCCTACAGAGTCTGATCACTTGCAATGTGAAGATAATTTTGTTGAGGAAAAGGGAACACCGAAACTAGTTGCAGTTAATGATTTTGTCTTGACATCCTCAAATGATTCTCAAGGTTGTTCTTTGGTGGACAAAGATACTAAAACTGAAGAACAGAAGGATTCTGGAGCTTTATTCTACGAGCCCCCACGTTTTCCAAGCTTGGACATACCATTCTTCAGTTGTGATCTTATACAATCAGGTAGCGATATGCATCAAGAGTACAGCCCACTAGGCATCCGCCAACTTATGATATCTAGCATGACACCGTTCAAACTGTGGGATTCGCCAACCAGAGATGACAGCCCTGATGCTATTCTCAAAAGTGCTGCCAAAACTTTTACAGGCACGCCATCGATATTGAAGAAAAGACACCGTGACTTGGTATCTCCTTTGTCTGAAAAGAGAGGTGAAAAGAAGCTTGAAGGTCCTAGAAATCAAGAATCATTTTTGAATATGAACAATGGTTTTTCCCAGTTAGAGTTTATGTTTGATGAATGTATAGAGAAAAAAGGACAGCTGCTTTCACTATCGCCAAACAGAAGAAACTTTGAAGTGTCTTGTATGGAAAAAGAGAATGCAGTTCCTGCATCTGGACAGGAACAAAATGAAGGCAATAAAAGCATTGTCACTTCAGAAAGAGATACAGCAGAAGGATCTACTAACAATGGCAGTGATTGTTCGAACAGTATGACTAAGAATGCAGAAAAGGACTTGACTGTATCA GCGATTGAGTCTTCTGGAATCCTTCTCGAACATGATGTGAATGACCTGCTATTCTTTTCTCCTGACCGTTTCATAATGAAGAATGATAGAACGGTTGGTTTAAGTGCTAGAGCCCTTGCAAAACAGTCTTCACGAAGATTAGATGCTGTGTCAAAACATGGGGCTGTTTTAACTTCCTCAGATGCATGTTTTTCTGTCCTTTGTTCTCCTCGACTGGGTTCAAAGAACAGGACTAATTTGTTTATAACTACCTCTCTGCAATCCTTGAGTCCTTCAGCGAAGAAAGTTGAGGCTTCTGGCAAAGGTTTAGCCaatgaaaacaataatat GTTTGCGGAAACGCCTCCATCAATTTGGAAGTCCCCTTGGTTTATCAATAACTTCGGACCAGGCCCAAAAGTTGATACAGATATATCAATCGAG GACATTGGCTACTTCTTGACTCCGGGGGACGGTAGTTATGATGCCATCGGGTTAATGAAGCAATTAGGAGAGCAGACAGCAGGTGCGTTTGCTGATGCCCAAAAGGTTCTTGGAGATGAAACTCCTGAAACCATAATGAAGGGAAAATGTATCACAAACCACGACGGAGAGAAAGAGCATGACCACAATCCATGCTCTGCTTCAAGTTTCATG TCGGAGAGGCGCACACTCGATTTTAGCGAGTGTGGAACACCTGGAAAAGAATCTGCAAGATTTTCAAGCAGCACCAGTTTGTCAAGCCCCTCTTCCTATCTGTTGAAGAGTTGCAGGTAG
- the LOC125192370 gene encoding transcription initiation factor IIA large subunit-like, protein MSELLMTIVKMKPSAFLDMQAATPAPIPNEPVDDDDDEPLNEDDDDELDDLEQGEDVNTAHLVLAQFDKVTRTKSRWKCTLKDGIMRVNNKDILFNKATGEFDF, encoded by the exons ATGTCAGAACTGTTAATGACCATTGTTAAGATGAAACCGTCTGCATTTCTAGATATGCAAGCAGCAACTCCTGCTCCCATTCCAAATGAACCTGTCGATGACGACGATGATGAACCCTTAAATGAAGACGACGATGATGAGTTGGACGATCTGGAACAGGGGGAGGATGTAAACACAGCACATCTGGTTCTAGCTCAGTTCGACAAG GTGACAAGAACCAAGAGCAGGTGGAAGTGCACACTGAAGGATGGCATTATGCGCGTAAATAACAAAGACATTCTGTTCAACAAG GCGACGGGAGAATTCGACTTCTGA
- the LOC125192367 gene encoding eukaryotic translation initiation factor 3 subunit L-like, translated as MTGAAPYDSDQPHGDSASGYDPNYVPDSVKSFVVHMYRQIREKNVYEIHQMYETSFQSISDRFFKDAPWPSVDAVATYVDNDHVFCLLYREMWFRHLYARLSPTLKQRIDSWDNYCNLFQVVLHGVVNMQLPNQWLWDMVDEFVYQFQSFCQYRAKMKNKTEQEIALLRQYDQAWNVYGVLNYLQALVEKSSIIQILEQEKEGLEQFTATDGYDYSGGSNVLKVLGYFSMVGLLRVHCLLGDYHTGLKCILPIDISQQGVYTSVIGSHITTIYHYGFANLMLRRYTEAIREFNKILLYIFKTKQYHQKSPQYEQILKKNEQMYALLAVTLSLCPQLKLVEETVNSQLREKYGEKMLRMQRYDDEAFALYDELFSYACPKFITPSASSYEEPLVNYNQDAYRLQLKLFLYEVKQQQLLSGIRTFLNVYSTISIAKLASYMEVDEDTLRTILMTYKHKMHSVDSDGKIISNMDTNFYIDDDMVHVVESKAPKKYGDYFMRQIVKLEGIMSDIDRVKLE; from the exons ATGACGGGAGCGGCGCCGTACGACTCCGATCAACCACACGGCGACTCCGCCTCCGGCTATGACCCGAACTACGTGCCGGACTCCGTGAAGTCATTTGTGGTGCACATGTACCGCCAAATACGGGAGAAGAACGTCTACGAGATCCACCAAATGTACGAGACATCGTTTCAGAGCATTAGCGATAGGTTCTTCAAGGACGCCCCATGGCCTTCCGTCGACGCCGTCGCCACCTACGTCGACAACGACCACGTCTTCTGCCTGCTCTATCGCGAGATGTGGTTCCGCCACCTCTACGCGCGCCTCTCGCCCACGCTTAAGCAGCGGATTGATTCGTGGGATAATTACTGCAATCTCTTCCAG GTTGTATTGCATGGAGTGGTGAATATGCAACTGCCGAATCAGTGGTTATGGGACATGGTTGATGAATTTGTGTACCAGTTCCAGTCATTCTGTCAGTATCGTGCTAAGATGAAGAACAAAACTGAGCAGGAGATTGCACTTTTGCGCCAGTATGATCAG GCATGGAATGTGTATGGTGTCCTCAATTATTTACAAGCACTTGTGGAGAAGTCTTCGATCATTCAGATTCTGGAACAGGAGAAGGAAGGTCTTGAGCAGTTTACTGCTACAGATGGATATGATTATAGTGGTGGAAGTAATGTGTTGAAGGTCTTGGGGTACTTCAGCATGGTAGGCCTGCTTAGAGTTCACTGTTTATTGGGTGATTATCACACTGGCCTGAAGTGCATACTACCTATTGACATAAGTCAACAAGGCGTCTATACCAGTGTCATTGGGAGCCACATAACCACAATATATCACTATGGATTTGCAAATCTCATGCTTCGGAG GTATACGGAGGCAATTCGagaattcaataaaatacttCTTTACATATTCAAGACTAAGCAGTATCACCAGAAGTCCCCTCAATATGAACAGATACTGAAAAAGAATGAGCAAATGTATGCTTTGCTTGCAGTCACTCTTTCCCTGTGTCCTCAATTGAAGCTTGTTGAGGAGACTGTCAACTCTCAGCTACGGGAGAAGTATGGTGAAAAAATGTTGAGAATGCAGAGATATGATGATGAGGCGTTTGCTCTATATGACGAGCTCTTCTCTTATGCGTGCCCAAAGTTCATCACTCCATCTGCCTCAAGTTATGAGGAGCCACTTGTAAATTACAACCAG GATGCCTATAGACTACAGTTGAAGTTGTTTCTCTATGAAGTAAAGCAGCAGCAACTATTATCAGGCATTCGGacctttttaaatgtataCTCTACAATCTCCATTGCAAAGCTGGCCTCGTATATGGAAGTTGATGAGGATACTTTGAG GACAATTTTGATGACATACAAACACAAGATGCATTCGGTTGATTCAGATGGAAAAATAATCTCCAATATGGATACCAATTTCTACATTGATGAT GACATGGTCCATGTTGTTGAATCCAAAGCACCAAAGAAATACGGTGATTACTTTATGCGCCAAATTGTCAAG CTTGAAGGGATAATGTCTGATATCGACAGAGTAAAGCTGGAGTAA
- the LOC125192369 gene encoding coiled-coil domain-containing protein 25-like codes for MEIRSVSTILSVTVTQKEGRERMVFYFKARPEAGEYTIFMGLDKYENEDLIKFGFPQDIWFHVDKMSSAHVYLRLPKGQTIDDIPEGVLEDCAQLVKANSIQGNKVNNISIVYTPWQNLKKTASMEVGQVGFHDQKMVRTMKVEKRMNEIVNRLNKTKIERKPDLKAEREAVNASEIAERKHQLRDKKRQDELEKLEKERQAELRSYKNLMVAEKMTSNKDTASASKSVQEIEDDFM; via the exons ATGGAGATTCGCAGCGTGAGTACAATTTTATCTGTGACTGTAACTCAGAAagaggggagagagagaatggtgTTCTACTTCAAGGCGCGACCGGAGGCAGGAGAATACACTATCTTCATGGGATTAGACAAATATGAGAACGAGGACCTTATCAAATTCGGCTTCCCCCAAGACATTTG GTTCCATGTGGACAAGATGTCTTCGGCCCATGTTTATCTCAGACTACCAAAAGGCCAGACCATTGATGACATACCCGAGGGTGTATTGGAAGATTGTGCGCAGCTAGTTAAAGCAAATTCCATCCAGG GAAACAAAGTGAACAATATTAGCATTGTCTACACTCCCTGGCAGAACCTTAAGAAGACGGCTTCCATGGAAGTTGGCCAAGTTGGTTTCCACGATCAAAAAATG GTCCGAACCATGAAAGTGGAGAAACGAATGAATGAGATAGTTAACAGgttaaacaaaacaaagattGAAAGAAAGCCAGATCTAAAAG CTGAACGAGAGGCTGTCAATGCATCTGAAATTGCAGAAAGGAAGCATCAGCTGAGAGACAAA AAACGTCAAGATGAGCTTGAAAAGCTCGAGAAGGAGAGACAGGCTGAGCTGAGAAGCTACAAGAATTTGATGGTCGCAGAGAAGATGACATCCAACAAGGACACGGCATCAGCCAGCAAATCCGTACAGGAAATCGAAGACGATTTCATGTGA
- the LOC125192368 gene encoding neurofilament heavy polypeptide-like has translation MVGGGNRRDESSFTVSNTNVFAALDTLRKKKKSDKEKGSSKGSRGTSKAAGGQNAGAEKQVFWAPAPLTVKSWADVDDEDDDDYYATTAPPQAMWGGSALNAPEETHKPDVVEESESEDELLDEGDDDMEDGHDQEPEVEEQPETVAAQPAEASSAPKETERQLSKKERRKKELAELEAILADFGVNPTEKAEDEASSDIAKEQKDGQSNGTADKKDNPPAESKSAKKKKKKEKASKEAKDPQDQSNSSDVPNGQEETAGTEQVEEDTSAVDVKERLKRLASSKKKKSNKEVDSAARAAAVEAAARSKRLAAAKKKEKNHYNQQPIR, from the exons ATGGTTGGAGGCGGGAATAGAAGGGATGAGTCGTCTTTTACTGTGAGCAACACCAATGTTTTTGCGGCGCTGGATActttgaggaagaagaagaagtctGACAAAGAAAAGGGGTCCTCTAAGGGGAGCAGGGGCACGTCGAAAGCTGCGGGGGGACAAAATGCCGGGGCAGAGAAGCAGGTGTTCTGGGCGCCAGCGCCTTTGACAGTGAAGTCGTGGGCGGATGTtgatgatgaggatgatgaTGACTACTATGCCACTACTGCTCCTCCCCAGGCGATGTGGGGTGGTTCGGCTTTGAATGCACCTGAAGAGACTCATAAACCTGATGTTGTGGAG GAAAGTGAAAGTGAGGATGAACTTCTTGATGAAGGTGATGATGATATGGAAGATGGGCATGATCAGGAACCAGAGGTTGAAGAACAGCCTGAGACAGTGGCTGCACAGCCTGCAGAAGCTTCATCAGCACCTAAAGAGACAGAAAGACAGCTTTCCAAGAaggagagaaggaaaaaggagcTTGCTGAGCTTGAGGCAATTTTAGCTGATTTTGGAGTGAACCCCACAGAGAAAGCTGAAGATGAAGCATCATCTG ATATTGCGAAAGAGCAGAAGGATGGACAATCAAATGGGACTGCTGATAAGAAGGATAACCCCCCTGCTGAGTCTAAAAGtgcaaagaagaagaaaaagaaggagaagGCTTCCAAAGAGGCGAAGGATCCTCAGGATCAGTCCAACAGCTCGGATGTTCCTAACGGACAAGAGGAGACTGCTGGAACTGAACAAGTGGAAGAAGACACCTCTGCTGTTGACGTGAAAGAGAGGCTCAAGAGGTTGGCGTCttccaagaaaaagaaatcaaataaagaGGTGGACTCTGCTGCAAGAGCTGCTGCTGTTGAAGCTGCTGCTAGGAGTAAAAGACTCGCTGCTGCcaagaagaaagagaagaacCATTACAATCAGCAACCAATCCGGTAA